One window of the Solanum stenotomum isolate F172 chromosome 11, ASM1918654v1, whole genome shotgun sequence genome contains the following:
- the LOC125845955 gene encoding 12-oxophytodienoate reductase 1-like — translation MTYEQVEAWKPVVSAVHAKGGIFFCQLWHTGRVSSKDFQPNGQAPISCTDKPSKPLICSDVRDVAQFPPPRRLRTDEIPQIVNDFRLAARNAIETGFDGVEIHGAHGYLIDQFMKDQVNDRTDQYGGSLENRCRFALEIVEAVVNEIGADRVGIRLSPFADYMDSGDSNPSALGLYMAESLNKYGIAYCHMVEPRMKTLGEKVECPESLIPMRKAFKGTFIVAGGYDRGDGNKAVLEDRADLVAYGRMFIANPDLPRRFELDAPLNKYNRETFYTSDPVVGYTDYPFLETTI, via the exons ATGACATACGAGCAAGTTGAGGCCTGGAAACCAGTTGTAAGTGCAGTCCATGCCAAAGGAGGAATCTTTTTTTGCCAACTTTGGCATACAGGGAGGGTTTCTAGCAAAG ATTTTCAACCCAATGGACAGGCTCCTATCTCCTGCACAGACAAGCCATCAAAACCTTTAATTTGTTCTGATGTCCGGGATGTTGCACAATTTCCACCACCACGGCGGTTGAGAACAGACGAAATTCCTCAAATTGTTAACGATTTTCGGCTTGCTGCTAGAAATGCTATTGAAACTG GTTTTGATGGGGTTGAGATCCATGGAGCTCATGGCTATCTAATCGACCAGTTTATGAAAGACCAAGTCAATGATCGAACTGACCAATATGGAGGGTCTTTAGAAAACCGTTGTAGATTTGCACTTGAAATAGTTGAAGcagttgtaaatgagataggaGCTGACAGAGTCGGAATAAGGCTTTCCCCATTTGCTGATTACATGGATTCAGGAGACTCAAATCCAAGTGCTTTGGGACTTTACATGGCTGAATCCTTGAATAAGTATGGCATTGCATATTGCCACATGGTTGAGCCAAGAATGAAAACACTTGGGGAAAAAGTTGAATGTCCTGAAAGCCTTATACCCATGAGGAAGGCATTTAAAGGTACTTTTATTGTAGCTGGTGGTTACGATAGAGGAGATGGAAACAAAGCTGTGCTTGAAGACCGAGCTGATCTTGTTGCATATGGACGTATGTTCATAGCTAATCCGGATTTACCAAGGAGATTTGAGCTTGATGCACCTCTCAACAAGTATAACAGGGAAACATTCTATACTTCTGATCCTGTTGTTGGCTATACTGACTATCCATTTCTAGAAACCACAATATGA